The following nucleotide sequence is from Allocatelliglobosispora scoriae.
CGAGCTGCCGCCGAACGACTGGGAGTCGATCTTCGGCGGCCCGGCCTGGACCCGGGTACCGGACGGCGAGTGGTACCTGCACCTCTTCGACCCCGAGCAGCCCGACTTCAACTGGGAGAACGAGGAGGTCCGGGCCGAGTTCCGCGACATCCTGCGCTTCTGGCTGGACCGGGGCGTGGACGGGTTCCGCATCGACGTGGCCCACGGCATGATCAAGGCGGCCGGCCTGCCCTCGGTCGGTCGAACCACCGACGACGGCGGCCGGCAGGTCGAGATGCTCGGCAACGAGGAGCTGCCCTACTTCGACCAGGACGGCGTGCACGACATCTACCGGGAGTGGCGGCCGATCCTCGACTCCTACCCCGGCGGGCGGATGGCGGTCGCCGAGGCGTGGGTCTCCTCGCCCGAGCGGCTCGCGCGGTATATCGGCCCCGACGAGCTGCAGCAGGCCTTCAACTTCGACTTCATGATGGCCGAGTGGGACGCGACGAGCTTCCGCACCATCATCGACAAGTCGCTCGCCGAGGCCGACCTGGTCGGCGCGCCGACGACCTGGGTGCTCTCCAATCACGACAAGCACCGGCACGTCACCCGCTACGGCGACGGTCCGCTGGGGCTGCGCCGGGCACGGGCCGCCACGCTGCTGATGCTCTCGCTGCCCGGCTCCGCATACCTATACAACGGTGAGGAGCTGGGGCTCAACGAGGTTCTCGACCTCCCCGACGAGCTCCGCGAGGACCCGTCCTTCCAGCGCACCGGCGAGAGTCGGGACGGGTGCCGCGTACCCCTGCCCTGGTCGGGTGACGCGGCGGGCGGGTTCGGATTCGGCCCGGCGGGGGCGACCAGCCCGTGGCTGCCGCAACCGGCGGGGTGGGCGGAGCTGACCGCCGAGGCCCAGGACCGCGACCCGGACTCGACGCTCAACCTCTACCGCGAGGCGCTGCGGCTGCGCCACCACCACCCGGCGCTGGGCGGCGGCGGCGTGGAGTGGCTGGAGACGGCGCCCGGCGTGCTCGCCTTCCGGCGCGAGCCCGGCCTCGTCGTCGTGGTCAACGTCAGCGGCGACCCGGTCAACCTGGCCGACTTCGGCGGCGAGGTGCTGATCGCCAGCTCCCCGCTCGCCGACGACGTGCTGCCGGTCGCCACCGCGGCCTGGCTGTCAGTGTGAGCGGGGTTTCTTGGCGCGCTCTGCCGGGCTCGCGCCGGCGCCGAATTTCGAACCCGCTGCCCTGATCTTCTCGGCCCGACGGGCCCTCGCATCGCTGTCCACTTCAGCGTGCTGGGGCTCGTCGGGCAGGTCAGGTTGCGGACCGGCCGCGAGATCGACGAATCGCCCCGCCGTGGAGGTGGCGGCGATCGCCGCTCCGAAGAGCACGAGCTGGTTGTAGAGGTAGAGGTAGACGAGCAGGCCCGCCGCCGTCGCCACCACGGCGTAGGCCGGGTTCGCCGTCGTCCGTCCCACGTAGAACCGACCCACCCAGTTGATGGCGGAGATCCCGAGCCCGACCAGCACCGCCGCGGGCAGCAGCCGCTTGGGCGAGATGTGCAGCCGGGGCAGGACCGTGAGCAGGGCGGCGGCGAAGGCGACGTTGACCAGGATGGTCGTGCCGCTCGTCGCGGCGGTCAGCCAGATCGACTTCGCGCCGCCGGAGATCCAGTCGAAGAGCGACGTGAGCAGGTCGCCGAGGACGAGCGAGACGCCGGTGACGATCGCGAGGCCCAGCAGCATGCCGAGGTCGACGATCCGGCGGATGAAGATGTTGCCCGGATGCTGTTCGAGCTGCCAGATCTCCCGCTGCGAGCTGCGCCACGCGTCCACCCAGCCCAGACCGGCGAGGATCAGACCGATGCCGCCGAAGATGGTGAGCGAGGTGGTCGAGGCCTGGAAGCTCTTGAAGGGCAGCTCCGGGAAGTGCTCGGTGAGGAAGTCGATCAAGGTGCTCTCGATGCTCGGCACCGCCCTGATCAGCACGCCGAAAGCGATCAGCGAGAGTGCGAACGCGGCGAAGAAGCCGTAATAGGCGATGGCCGCCGCGAGCCGGGCCCCGAGCACCTCGGAGTAGCGCTCCTTGGCCTGCCAGAAGTGGTCGAAGAGGCGGGAATGCTTCCGGAGCAGCGCCACCCCTCGCTCATAGCGCGAGATCGCCAGGGTCGCCGTGCGCTGAACCCGCTGGATAATGGCTACCAACCACCTTCGATAGTACGTGCGCCCACGACCCTATCGAAGCGGTGTCGAAGCCTGCTCGGGGAGCCCTAGGGCTCGGGCAGCTCGTAGTCGCGCTGCGGATGCCAGCGGGCGTTGGCCGAGCGCAGCTCGCCGGTGTGGGTGAAGAGCGTGAAGCCGCCCACCGGGAAGCGCGCCTCAAACGTCGCGAGCTGCTCGAAGATCCGGTCCAGCGCATCCGGCGGCACGTCCTGGGCCACCGTGACATGCGGATGGTAGGGGTAGGCGCGCGGCACGGTGAGCGCGTCGATCGCGCTGATCTCGCGGGCGAGGAGCTCGCACTCGCTGATCCCCGACGCGATCGCCACGAAGACGACCTCGGAGATCGGGCGGAAGGTGCCCGTCCCCCGCAGCAGCAGCTCGAAGGCGTGATGGTCGGCCGCGACGGCGGCGAGGTGCTCCTCGACCGCCGAGAGCTGGTCGGGATCGATCTCCGTCGGTCCGAGCAGGGTGACGTGTGCCGGAATCGTGGCGGCCTGCGGGTCTCCGCTCTCCGCCCGCGCTCGGGTGAGCTCGGGGCCCCACGGTGGTGGGACATCGAACGCCACGCCGATCCGGATCGTGCCTTCCTTGGAGTGCAGCATCGCCGCCCCCTTTCGGCACGGACTGTAGCCATCGCGGTCGCCCAGAGGAACGGTCCGTTCCTCCACCGATCATCACCCGTTCGCCTCCTGTGGGGCAGCCCCTCAGGGAAAACGGGTCATCGGGGCCAACCACCCAGCGGGTCGGGCCGGTCTAGTTGGTCCAGCCGCCGAGCGGCGGCAGGAATCCGACACGGTCATAGACCGAGGCCAGCGTCGCCGAGGCGACCTCGCGTGCCTTGGCCGCGCCGATGGCGAGCATCTTGTCCAGCTCCGCCGGATCGTCGAGGAAACGCTTCGTCTCCCGCTGGATCGGCGTCACGAACTCCACGACCACCTCGGCCAGGTCCTTCTTCAAATCACCGTAGCCCTTGCCCTCGTAAGCCTCAACCAGGGCGGGCACCGGGCGGCCGCTCAGCGCCGAGAAGATCGTGAGCAGGTTGCTGACCCCGGGCTTCTCGACCGGGTCGTAGATGATCTCGCGGCCGGTGTCGGTGACCGCGGACTTGACCTTCTTCGCCGAGCGCGGCGGCTCCTCCAGCAGCTCGATCAGGCCGGCCGGGCTCGACGACGACTTGGACATCTTCGAGGTCGGGTCCTGCAGGTCCAGGATCTTCGCCGTCTCCTTGACGATGTAGGGACGGGGCAGGGTGAAGGTCTGGCCGAACAGTCCGTTGAAGCGCCCGGCGAGATCGCGGGTCAGCTCCATGTGCTGGCGCTGGTCCTCGCCGACCGGCACCTCGTCGGCCTGGTAGAGCAGGATGTCGGCGGCCTGCAGGATCGGATAGGTGAACAGGCCCACGCTGGACCGGTCCGCACCCTGCTTCGCCGACTTGTCCTTGAACTGGACCATCCGGGACGCCTCGCCGAAGCCGGTCAGGCAGCTCAGGATCCACGCGAGCTGGGCGTGCTCCGGCACGTGCGACTGCACGAAGATCGTGCTGCGCTGCGGGTCGAGGCCGACCGCGAGCAGCTGGGCCAGGCTGACCCGGGTGCGCTCGCGCAGCGCCTTGGGCTCGTGCCCCCCGGTGATCGCGTGCAGGTCGACCACCATGTAGAACGCGTCGTGGGTGTCCTGCATCGTCACCCAGTTGCGCACCGCGCCCAGGAAGTTGCCCAGATGGTACGAGTCAGCCGTCGGCTGGATACCGGAGAGCACGCGAGGGCGGGAAGCGGTCGACATGGCAGATATTGTCGCAGGGTTACTCGGCGGGCTCCACCGCGGGCACGCTCCCGGCACTCCTGGGCGCGATCACCCCCGACGGCAGGCTCAGCGTCTCCTGCAGGACCAGCCCGCCCATCGCCGGCTGCTCCGCCTCCTCGACGACCCGCTCCTCCTCGGTCGGCTCGGGCGTGATCACGTGCAGGCCGACCCGGGCGACCCGGCGGCCGTCGAGGGCGAGGACCGTCAGAGCCACCTCGGCGTCCTCCACGTGAACGCAGTCGCCCACGGCGGGCAGGCGGCCCAGGGCGGCCATCAGATAGCCGCCGAGCGTCTCGTAGGGCCCCTCCGGCAGCTCGAACCCGGCCCGGTCGGCGAAGTCGGCGAGGTTGAGGCGGCCGTCCACCTCGGGCGGCAGCACTCCCTCGGCGGAGGCGGGCTCCGGCTCGTCGTCGTACTCGTCGTGGATCTCCCCGACGAGCTCCTCGATCAGGTCCTCGAGGGTGATGATGCCGGCCGTGCCACCGTACTCATCGATGACGACGGCGAGGTGGTGACCCTCGCGCCGCATCTCCGAGAGCGCGGCGAGGACCCGCTTGGTGCCGGGCAGGCGCTTGACGTCGCGGACCAGGCCCGCGACGGTCGGCGGCTGCTGAGCCCGCACGCTGTGATCGCCCAGCACCAGGTCGCGCAGGTGGACGAAGCCGATCACGTTGTCGTGGTCGCCGTCGATGACCGGGAAGCGCGAGTGCGACTCGGTCCGGGCTATCTCCACCGCCTCGGCCCCGCTCATCGCGAGGTCCAGGAAGACCACGTCGCGGCGAGGGATCATCACCTCGCGCACCATGGAGTGGTTGCTGTGAAGGACATCGTCGATGATGCGGCGCTCGTCCTTGTCGAGGTGCGTGTTGGCCGCGACGAGCGACCGCAACTGCGCCTCCGACAATCGCTCACGACCCACTGTCGGGTCGACATTCAGCAGGCGGGAAACCCACGCAGCGCTCACGTGGGCGGCTCGCGCCACCGCAGCCTTCATTCGGTCAGGTCTATGGTCACCGTCCGGCACGTCAGCCATGGTACGACGAACGGCTGATGTCGGGCACAAAGGTAGGCTGGCCGAAGTCGGAGACTCGAGGAGGCCAGTGTGAAGTTGCTCGTCACCGGGGGTGCCGGATATGTCGGAGCCGTCGTCACCAGACTGCTGATCGACGCCGGGCACGAGGTCGTCGTCATCGACGACCTGTCGCGCAACGATGCCGCACAGGTGCCCGACGGGGCGGAGCTCATCACCGAGCGCGTCCAGGACGTCGCGAAGATCCTCACCCCGCAGGCCCGCTTCGACGGCGTCTTCCACTTCGCCGGGCTCATCTCCGCGGGCGAGTCGATGGCCGAGCCGCTGCTGCACTGGGACAACAACACCCGCGCCTCGCTCGCCCTCCTCACCGCGATGCACGACGCCGACTGCCGCCGACTGATCTTCTCCTCCACCGCCGCGTGCTACGGCGAGCCGTCCGAGCTGCCGCTCACCGAGGGTGCGCAGACCAACCCGGTCAACACCTATGGCGCGACGAAGCTCGCCGTCGACCACGCCATCACCACCGTGACCCGGGCCAGCAAGCTCGGCGCGGTGAGCATGCGCTACTTCAACGTCGCGGGCGCGCACGTCAACGCCGACGGCTCCATGATCGGCGAGCGGCACGACCCGGAGACGCACCTGATCCCGCTCGCCCTCGATGTCGTGGCGGGCAAGCGGGCGGCGTTCCGGCTCTTCGGCGACGACTACCCGACGCCCGACGGCACCTGCATCCGCGACTACATCCACGTCACCGACCTCGCCGAGGCGCACCTCAACGCGCTCGACGGGTGCCTGCCGGGCGAGCACCGGATCTTCAACCTCGGCAGCGGGACGGGCTTCTCCAACCTGCAGGTCGTCGAGGCGATCCGCGAGGTGACCGGGCATCCGCTGCCGGTCGAGATCACGCCGCGGCGCCCCGGCGACCCAGCCGCCCTCTACGCCTCGTCGGACCGGGCGCGGACCGAGCTCGGCTGGACCCCCAGCCGGGAGTCGCTGCACCGCATCGTGGGCGACGCCTGGACCTTCTACCAGAGTCGCGGATAACGTAACCACCATGGAGCAACTCGTCCGCACATTTTTCAACACGTACGCTCATCAGCCCGACGGGATCTGGGCGGCTCCGGGCAGGGTCAACCTGATCGGCGAGCACACCGACTACAACGACGGTTTCGTGTTGCCCTTCGCCCTGCCCCACCGCACCATGGTGGCGGCGGCGCGGACCGATGAGCAGCGGTGGACGGTGCACTCCACGACCACCGGCGAGACCGTCACCTTCGGTCCGCCGAGCCTCGACGAGCGCGTTCCCGGCTGGGCGGCCTACGTCGCCGCAGTCGTCTGGGCGCTGCGCGACGCCGGCTACACGGTCCCCGGCGCTCTGATGGCACTCTCCTCCGACGTGCCGCAGGGCGCCGGGCTCTCCTCCTCCGCGGCGCTCGAGTGTGCCGTGCTCACCGCGCTCAACGACCTCGGCGAGCTCGACATCCCCGTCCATGAGCGGCCGAGCATCGCGCAGCGGGCTGAGAACGTCTATGTCGGCATGCCCTGCGGCATCATGGACCAGTCGGCCTCCGTGCTCTGCCGCGACGGCCACGCCCTCTTCATGGACTGCGCCGACCTCACCAGCGAGCAGATCCCCCTCGATCTGACCGCAGCCGGGCTCGCGATCCTCGTCATCGACACGCGCGCCCCGCACCGACTCGTCGACGGGGAGTACGCCGCCCGTCGCGCCGCCTGCGAAAAGGCCGCCAAGCTGCTCCGGCTCCCGTCGCTGCGCCACGCCACCCTCAGCGACCTGGTCCGCGTCGGCGACGAACTGCTGCGCCGCCGGGCCCGCCACGCGATCACCGAGAACCAGCGGGTGCTCGACACGATCGCGCTGCTCGGCGACGGCAAGCCCGAGGAGATCGGGCCGCTGATGACCGCATCGCACGCCTCGCTGCGCGACGACTTCGAGGTGACGGTGCCGGAGCTCGACACGGCGGTGGAGGCGGCGCTCGCGGCGGGTGCGCACGGTGCCCGGATGACCGGCGGCGGCTTCGGCGGCTGCGTGATCGCCCTGGTCCCGGCGAGCGCGACGGATCACGTCACGGCAGCGGTGGAGCACGCGTTCGCGGCGGCCGGTTTCGGTCCTCCGGCGACTTTCATCGCCGTCCCGTCCCCCGGCGCCGCCCGCATCGCCTGAGCGCTTGTCAGTCCGCGGGCCGACAAGGTGTGCGGGCGCCTTTGCACCCAGGCCGACGAGCAACTCCAGACGCCGAAAGCCGCAACTCTTCAAGAGTTGGTCCTAACGGGGCACGCCGTACCCCGGTGATCACACCGTTTTCCCCGAAGATGGGCAGATCATGGCGCTTGATCACACCGCTTTCCCGAAAGATGGTGTGATCACGTCGGTTTCCCCCGAAGCAGACGTGATCTTGGTCCGTGATGACGTCTGCTTCCCCGAATGTGACGTGATCTCCAGCGACACGCTCCGGAGGCACCCATGACACCAACTCTTCAAGAGTTGCGGCGATCTTGGGCGCGACGCGCGAGGGAGCGGCTAGACGATCATTCCGGCGGCTACCGTACGGTTGGTGGTCTCGTCGATGACGATGAATCCGCCGGTGGTGCGGTTGCGGCGGTACTCGTCGACGAGCAACGGCTGCGTCGTCCGGAAGCGCACCCGGCCGATCTCGTTGAGCCCCAGTTCCGTCGCCGTCTCGTCGCGGTGCAGCGAGTTGATGTCCAGGCGGTACTGCAGGCCCTTCACGATGGCGCGGACCGACCTCGTCGTGTGCTTGATGGAGTATTTCCCGCCCACGCGCAGCGGCGCGGACTCGTCCATCCAGCAGATCATCGCGTCGAGGTCCTGCGTCACGGTCGGCGCGTTCTGCGGGCGGCAGATCATGTCGCCGCGCGAGATGTCGATCTCGTCCTCCAGCCGGACCGTCACCGACATCGGGGGGAACGCCTCGTCGATGGGGCCGTCGGCGGTGTCGATCGCCGAGATCCTGCTGGTCATGCCGCTCGGCAGCACCAGCACCTCGTCGCCGGGCTTGAGGACACCGGAGGCGACCTGTCCGGCGTACCCCCGATAGTCCGTGACGTGCGACGACTGCGGGCGGATCACGTATTGGACCGGGAAGCGCACGTCGACCAGGTTGCGGTCGGAGGCGATGTGCACGTGCTCGAGGTGGTGCAGTAGCGACGGGCCCTCGTACCACGGCATGTTGTCGCTGCGCGACGCGATGTTGTCGCCGACCAGCGCGGAGATCGGGATGACCGTGAGGTCGGGGGCGTCGAGCTTCGCCGCGAAGCTGGTGAACTCGTCGGCGATCTTGTTGTAGACCTCCTGCGAGTAGTCGACGAGGTCCATCTTGTTGACGCAGAGGACCAGGTGCGGCACGCGCAGCAGCGAGCAGAGGAAGGCGTGCCGGCGGGACTGCTCGACCAGGCCCTTGCGGGCGTCGACCAGGATCAGCGCGAGATCCGCGGTGGAGGCGCCGGTGACCATGTTGCGCGTGTACTGGATGTGGCCCGGGGTGTCGCCGATGATGAACTTGCGCCGGGGCGTCGCGAAGTAGCGGTAGGCCACGTCGATCGTGATGCCCTGCTCGCGCTCGGCCCGCAGGCCGTCGGTGAGCAGCGCCAGGTTGGTGTATTCGTCCCCGCGCGCGGCGCTGACCGCCTCGACGGCGGCGAGCTGGTCGGTGAAGAGCGACTTGGTGTCATAGAGCAGCCGCCCGATCAGGGTCGACTTGCCGTCGTCCACCGAGCCGGCGGTCGCGAACCGCAGCAGATCCATCCGGGCCGGAGCCTCAACGGTCGACGTCATCAGAAATACCCCTCGCGCTTGCGGTCTTCCATCGCGGCCTCGCTGACCTTGTCGTCACCCCGGGTGGCGCCGCGCTCGGTGATCCGGGTCGAGGCCACCTCCTCGATGACCTTCTCGACGGTGTCGGCGTCGGACGCGACGGCGGCGGTCAGCGTGGCGTCACCGACCGTGCGGTAGCGGACGCGCTGCTTGCCGACGATCTCGCCGGGCTTGGCGTGGATGAACTCTCCCACGCCGAAGAGCATGCCGTCGCGGTCGACGACCTCGCGTTCGTGCGCGTAGTAGATCGACGGGAGCTCGAGCCGCTCGCGGGCGATGTAGTGCCAGACGTCCAGCTCGGTCCAGTTGGAGAGGGGGAAGACCCGGATCGACTCGCCGGGCGCGATGCGGGCGTTGTAGAGCGACCACAGCTCGGGGCGCTGGTTGCGCGGGTCCCACTGGCCGAACTCGTCGCGGAAGCTGAAGACGCGCTCCTTGGCGCGGGCCTTCTCCTCGTCGCGGCGGGCGCCGCCGAAGAGGGCGTCGAACTTGTACTTCTCGACGGCGTCCAGCAGCACGGGGGTCTGGATCCGGTTGCGCGATCCGTCGGGCGCCTCGCGGACCAGGCCGCGGGCGAGCGCCTCGGGCACGGAAGCCACGACGAGCTGCACACCCAGCTCCTCGACCCGGTGGTCACGGAACGCCATGACCTCGGGGAAGTTGTGACCCGTGTCGATGTGCATCACGGGGAAGGGGATCCGGGCCGGGGCGAAGGCCTTCTCGGCGAGGCGGAGCATGACGATGGAGTCCTTGCCACCGGAGAAGAGCAGCACAGGGCGCTCGAACTCGGCGGCGACCTCGCGCATCATGAAGATGCTCTCGGCTTCGAGAGCGTCCAGATGACTGACGCGGTAGGACGCAGCAGCCCCGCTCATATTTCCAGACCTTTCCTAGTGCTTTGCTGGGGAATTACGGCCGAAGTCTTAAAGTACTGCTCACCGCGAGACGGATCAACCGTCCTGTGCTGTATCCCACGGGGACACACCGATCGCGGATAAGAGCGGCTTCGCCAGCTCAGGGCGGCAGACGATGAGATCAGGCAGCATCGGGTCAGCTCGGTTATAGGTCAATGGATCGCCCGAAATACGGGATGTGTGTAAACCAACGGAGGCGGCCACCGCGACGGGTGCGGCCGAGTCCCACTCGTACTGGCCGCCGGCGTGGACGTAGGCGTCGACCTCGCCGGTCACCACTGCGGCGATCTTCGCGCCCGCCGAGCCCATCGGTACGAGCACCGCGCCCAGCTCGTCCGCGACCCGGACCACCATCGACGGCGGCCTGGTCCGGCTCACCGCGATGCGCGGGCGGATCCCCCGGGCCTGGGCTGTCGGAACGGGGCCGGGCGGGTAGTCGGTGGCGAGGACCCGGCGCTGCGCGGGGAGCGCCACGGCACCGGCGATCAGGCCGGGCTCGACGCCACGGGCCCGGCGCTTCGGTGCGCTCGCGGACCAGAGCGCCACGTGGACCGCCCAATCGGAGCGGCCCTCCTCGGCGAACTCCCGCGTGCCGTCGAGCGGGTCGACGATCCAGACCCGCTCGGCCTCCAACCGGGCCGGGTCGAAGCGCTCGCCCTCCTCGGAGAGGACCGCGTCGTCGGGGCGCCACCGGGCCAGCTCCGTCATGAGCAGGTCGTGCGAGCGCATGTCCCCGGCCGCCTTGAGCGCGGCGGGGTCGTCGTGCCCCAGCTCGGCGCGGATCTGCATCAGCAGGTCACCGGCGCGGGCGGCGAGCCAGCGGGCGAAAGCACCGTCGAGGGAGGGTGGTGTCATCAGTAGGCTCCAGAGCTGCGGACCACGGCGGTGAGCGTGCGGAGCAGGATGACGAGATCGAGCGAGAGCGACCAGTTCTCCACATAGCGCAGATCGAGGCGAACCGCCTCTTCCCAGGAGAGATCCGACCGGCCGGAGACCTGCCACAGGCCCGTCATGCCGGGCTTGACCGCGAGGCGGCGGCGGACGTCGTCGGCATACATCGCAACCTCCTCCGGCAGCGGTGGGCGAGGCCCCACGAGCGACATCTGACCGAGCGCCACGTTGAAGAGCTGCGGCAACTCGTCCAGGGAGAACCGGCGCAGCCATCGGCCCACCGGGGTCACCCGAGGATCATCGCGGATCTTGAACAGCACCCCGTCGTGCTCATTGAGATGCTTCAGCTCGGCGAGCCGCGCTTCCGCATCGGTATGCATCGTACGGAACTTGAAGATACGGAACTCTCGCCCATCCCTGCCAACTCTCACCTGCCGGAACAGAATCGGGCCGGGCGAGTCCATGCGTACCTTGACCACCACCGCGAGGAAGAGCGGGGCGAGTGCCGCCACCAGCAGCAACGCACCGATCCGGTCGACCGCGTCCTTGATGATCCGGCTGCCGCCGGCGAGGCGCGGGTGCTCCACGTGCAGCATCGGCAGGCCGTCGACCGGGCGGATCGTGGTGCGCCCGCCGGCCACGTCGACCAGGGCGCTCGCCACGATCAGGTCGATGTCGCCGCCCTCGAGCTGCCACGCGAGCCGCCGCAGCCGCTCGCCGTCGAGTTCGGGGCAGCTCAGCACGATCACCGTGTCGGCACCGGCGCTGTGCACCGCCTCCGCCACCTGCTCGAACGTGCCGTAGACCGGGATGCCGACCTGGCCGTCACCGCCGACCGGGACGCAGGCGCCGACGACGTCGAGGCCGTGGAACTGCTCGCGGCGCAGCTGCCGGGTGACCGCGACGACCGCGAGCTCGTGCCCGACGACGATGACCCGCCGCAGGCAGCGCCCGTTCTCCCGCAGGGTGTGCAGCCGCTTGCGCATGGCGAAGCGGGTGACGACCAGCGTCGCGATCGCGGCGGGCAGCGCCACCAGGACATAGGAGCGCGCGGTCGGCAGCTCCAGGGCGTAGGACCCGATCGCGGCGGCGGCGATCAGCGCGAGCCCGCCCCGGATCACCCGCTCGTATTCGTCGGTGCCGACATAGAGAAAGCGCTTGTCATAGGCCCGCGCCAGCGCCAGGCAGGCGACGAGCGCCACGGGCAGGAGCAAAGAAAAGATCAAATACACTCGGCTGTACGCCGTGAGCGCGCTGAACCGCAGCTCGAAGGCGAGCGCCCCCGCACCCAGACCCACCAGCAGATCCGTTGCGATGAGGCTCGCCAGATAGCGGGTCTCCCAGCGCCGGGTCCGCCACCGGTGCAGCTGCTCCGGGTAGGGGTAGGCCGAGATCGGCGGGGCGACGGGGATCGACTCGACGAGTCCCGCACCGCTGCGATGCGGGCGTGGTGCCGGCCGCCGATTACCGCGATCTTCCATTGCGACCCCCCGCAGACCGGAACCCCCCGAACGTGAGTTTCAACGTCTGACCAGGGGCTCCGGTCACGGGCTGCACCATTCGGGCGTCAGTGATAAGCGTTTTGCGTCGGCTCCAGACCCTTGGTGATGAGCTCCTCGACGACGTCCGCCGCACGGTCCACCATGAACTCGAGTTCCTTGCGTTCGGCACCGGCGAAGTCCGCGAGAACGTAATCCGCGGGATCCTGGCGGCCGGGCGGGCGGCCGACACCGAAGCGCACCCGCAGATAGTCCTTTGTCGACAGCGACTTGGACATGGAGCGGAGTCCATTGTGGCCACCCTCGCCGCCGCCGAGCTTCAGCCGGAGCTGGCCGAAGGGGATGTCCAGCTCGTCATGGACGGCGATGACCTGCGCGGGCTCGATCTTGTAGAACTGGGCCAGTGCCGCGACCGGTCCGCCGGAGAGATTCATGTAGGTCAGCGGCTTCGCCAGCACCAGCCGCGGCGCCTCGCCACCCAGACCCAGCCGGGCCTCCGCCACATCGGCCATCGCCCGGTTGTGCCGGCCGAACTTGGCGCCCAGGCGCTTCGCGATCAGGTCGACGATCATGAACCCGACGTTGTGCCGGTTGCCCGCGTACTGCCTTCCGGGGTTGCCCAGCCCCACCACCAGCCAGTTCATGTCTCCCTCTCAGATGGTTATGGCCCATGCTGATCCCCAGCATGGGCCATAGAAGTTGCGTCGCAACAGCCGGACTACTCGGCTGCGGCGTCCTCGTCGGCGGGCTCCTCGGCAGCGGCGGCCTCGCCGGTGTCGCCCTCGAGCTCCTCGGCGGTCGGGGGCCGCGTTGATCACGGCGACGAGGAGGTCCTCGGCGACCGCGAGCTCGGTGCCCTTGGGGAGCTTGATGTCGCCGGCGGTCACGTGCGAACCGGCGGCCAGGCCCTCGATGGAGACCTCGAGCGACTCCGGCAGGTGCAGC
It contains:
- a CDS encoding sulfate adenylyltransferase subunit 1, with translation MTSTVEAPARMDLLRFATAGSVDDGKSTLIGRLLYDTKSLFTDQLAAVEAVSAARGDEYTNLALLTDGLRAEREQGITIDVAYRYFATPRRKFIIGDTPGHIQYTRNMVTGASTADLALILVDARKGLVEQSRRHAFLCSLLRVPHLVLCVNKMDLVDYSQEVYNKIADEFTSFAAKLDAPDLTVIPISALVGDNIASRSDNMPWYEGPSLLHHLEHVHIASDRNLVDVRFPVQYVIRPQSSHVTDYRGYAGQVASGVLKPGDEVLVLPSGMTSRISAIDTADGPIDEAFPPMSVTVRLEDEIDISRGDMICRPQNAPTVTQDLDAMICWMDESAPLRVGGKYSIKHTTRSVRAIVKGLQYRLDINSLHRDETATELGLNEIGRVRFRTTQPLLVDEYRRNRTTGGFIVIDETTNRTVAAGMIV
- a CDS encoding 3'(2'),5'-bisphosphate nucleotidase CysQ — encoded protein: MMTPPSLDGAFARWLAARAGDLLMQIRAELGHDDPAALKAAGDMRSHDLLMTELARWRPDDAVLSEEGERFDPARLEAERVWIVDPLDGTREFAEEGRSDWAVHVALWSASAPKRRARGVEPGLIAGAVALPAQRRVLATDYPPGPVPTAQARGIRPRIAVSRTRPPSMVVRVADELGAVLVPMGSAGAKIAAVVTGEVDAYVHAGGQYEWDSAAPVAVAASVGLHTSRISGDPLTYNRADPMLPDLIVCRPELAKPLLSAIGVSPWDTAQDG
- a CDS encoding sugar transferase, whose protein sequence is MEDRGNRRPAPRPHRSGAGLVESIPVAPPISAYPYPEQLHRWRTRRWETRYLASLIATDLLVGLGAGALAFELRFSALTAYSRVYLIFSLLLPVALVACLALARAYDKRFLYVGTDEYERVIRGGLALIAAAAIGSYALELPTARSYVLVALPAAIATLVVTRFAMRKRLHTLRENGRCLRRVIVVGHELAVVAVTRQLRREQFHGLDVVGACVPVGGDGQVGIPVYGTFEQVAEAVHSAGADTVIVLSCPELDGERLRRLAWQLEGGDIDLIVASALVDVAGGRTTIRPVDGLPMLHVEHPRLAGGSRIIKDAVDRIGALLLVAALAPLFLAVVVKVRMDSPGPILFRQVRVGRDGREFRIFKFRTMHTDAEARLAELKHLNEHDGVLFKIRDDPRVTPVGRWLRRFSLDELPQLFNVALGQMSLVGPRPPLPEEVAMYADDVRRRLAVKPGMTGLWQVSGRSDLSWEEAVRLDLRYVENWSLSLDLVILLRTLTAVVRSSGAY
- the cysD gene encoding sulfate adenylyltransferase subunit CysD, which codes for MSGAAASYRVSHLDALEAESIFMMREVAAEFERPVLLFSGGKDSIVMLRLAEKAFAPARIPFPVMHIDTGHNFPEVMAFRDHRVEELGVQLVVASVPEALARGLVREAPDGSRNRIQTPVLLDAVEKYKFDALFGGARRDEEKARAKERVFSFRDEFGQWDPRNQRPELWSLYNARIAPGESIRVFPLSNWTELDVWHYIARERLELPSIYYAHEREVVDRDGMLFGVGEFIHAKPGEIVGKQRVRYRTVGDATLTAAVASDADTVEKVIEEVASTRITERGATRGDDKVSEAAMEDRKREGYF
- the pth gene encoding aminoacyl-tRNA hydrolase, coding for MNWLVVGLGNPGRQYAGNRHNVGFMIVDLIAKRLGAKFGRHNRAMADVAEARLGLGGEAPRLVLAKPLTYMNLSGGPVAALAQFYKIEPAQVIAVHDELDIPFGQLRLKLGGGEGGHNGLRSMSKSLSTKDYLRVRFGVGRPPGRQDPADYVLADFAGAERKELEFMVDRAADVVEELITKGLEPTQNAYH